The following proteins come from a genomic window of Salvia hispanica cultivar TCC Black 2014 chromosome 4, UniMelb_Shisp_WGS_1.0, whole genome shotgun sequence:
- the LOC125220898 gene encoding uncharacterized protein LOC125220898 has product MSIFEFQSENPRLFSMGNQAPSVLDSCSDEEAAFGDKEDGDWLSRLLVEAGGNTDDDSGDVVFVSELFPKIRSDSVKALAKAVVDDEGDDDCMVLDGDPDNPVVAVNDKADGGDSDELEIVGEKGECHCYVCDTLAPCLHWGTGASSTEHCHASDKDEYWRAERKRAKKVISLRLCKPSVRSHPRSTNTVSPKVTLMNTLMNKHHHVGVQNPLSSYHPVFKRTGYGPFTNNNHAHGSQLSRDPPLNRHPAFQAPVTNGRHDANQLMYGSPAAGLPSATCLLKLR; this is encoded by the exons ATGAGCATTTTCGAATTTCAGTCTGAGAATCCGAGACTTTTCTCCATGGGAAACCAGGCTCCGTCGGTACTGGATTCATGCTCCGACGAGGAGGCGGCTTTCGGCGATAAGGAAGACGGTGATTGGTTGTCGAGGCTACTGGTTGAGGCCGGCGGAAATACAGATGATGATTCCGGCGACGTCGTTTTTGTAAGTGAGCTGTTCCCCAAAATCCGATCTGATTCTGTGAAGGCGCTGGCTAAGGCTGTTGTTGATGACGAAGGTGATGATGATTGTATGGTTTTGGATGGTGACCCTGACAATCCGGTGGTCGCCGTCAATGATAAGGCTGACGGTGGTGATTCCGATGAACTCGAGATTGTTGGTGAGAAGGGTGAG TGTCACTGTTATGTGTGTGACACACTGGCTCCGTGTCTCCATTGGGGCACTGGCGCTAGCAGCACTGAACATTGCCATGCTAGTGATAAAGACGAATATTGGAGAGCAGAGCGGAAGCGTGCAAAGAAAGTTATAAGCCTTCGGCTGTGCAAA CCCTCAGTGCGGTCACACCCTAGAAGTACTAACACTGTTTCTCCAAAGGTTACTCTTATGAATACTCTTATGAACAAACACCACCATGTAGGAGTACAAAATCCTCTGTCCTCCTATCATCCAGTCTTCAAGCGAACGGGTTATGGGCCTTTCACAAATAATAATCACGCGCATGGGTCTCAATTATCTAGAGACCCACCTCTGAACAGGCACCCTGCGTTCCAGGCTCCTGTCACAAATGGCCGCCATGACGCAAATCAGCTTATGTATGGAAGTCCGGCTGCTGGATTACCTTCTGCTACCTGCCTTCTGAAGCTCAGATAA